In Phyllostomus discolor isolate MPI-MPIP mPhyDis1 chromosome 2, mPhyDis1.pri.v3, whole genome shotgun sequence, the following are encoded in one genomic region:
- the CALCOCO1 gene encoding calcium-binding and coiled-coil domain-containing protein 1 isoform X3 — protein sequence MEESSISRAPSRCGVSFLNVARTYIPNTKVECHYTLPPGTVPSASDWIGIFKVEAACVRDYHTFVWSSVPESAADGSPVHASVQFQASYLPKPGAQLYQFRYVNRQGRVCGQSPPFQFREPRPMDELVTLEETDGGSDILLVVPKATVLQNQLDESQQERNDLMQLKLQLEGQVTELRSRVQELEAALATARQEHAELTEQYKGLSRSHGELTEERDILNRQQGDHVAHILELEDDIQTISEKVLTKEVELDRVRDTVKALTREQEKLLGQLKEMQADKEQSEAELQMAQQENRRLNLELQEAKGLQEEQGAQTQRLKDKLAQMKDTLSQAQQRLAELEPLKEQLRGAQELAASSQQKAALLGEELASAAGARDRTIAELHRSRLEVAGVNGRLAELSLHLKEEKSQWSKERTGMLQSIEAEKDKILKLSAEILRLEKAVQEERTQNQVLKTELAQEKDSSLVQLSESKRELTELRSALRVLQKEKEQLQEEKQELLEYMRKLEARLEKVADEKWNEDAATEDEEAATGLSCPAALTDSEDESPEDMRLPPYGLCERGDPGSSPAGPRETSPLVVISQPAPIAPHLSGPTEDSSSDSEAEDEKSVLMAAVQSGGEEANLLLPELGSAFYDMAR from the exons ATGGAAGAATCATCCATAAGCCGGGCACCATCTCGGTGTGGAGTCAGCTTTCTAAATGTGGCCCGGACCTACATCCCCAACACCAAGGTGGAGTGTCACTACACCCTTCCCCCAGGCACCGTGCCCAGTGCCAGTGACTGGATTGGCATCTTCAAG GTGGAGGCTGCCTGTGTTCGGGATTATCACACATTTGTGTGGTCTTCGGTGCCTGAGAGTGCAGCTGATGGTTCCCCTGTCCATGCTAGTGTCCAGTTCCAAG CCAGCTACCTGCCCAAGCCGGGAGCCCAGCTCTACCAGTTTCGATACGTGAATCGCCAGGGCCGGGtatgtgggcagagccccccttTCCAGTTCCGAGAGCCAAGGCCCATGGATGAACTGGTGACTCTCGAGGAGACTGATGGTGGCTCTGACATCCTGCTGGTTGTCCCCAAGGCAACTGTGCTTCAG AACCAGCTGGATGAGAGCCAGCAAGAGAGGAATGATCTGATGCAGCTGAAACTACAGCTGGAGGGGCAGGTCACGGAGCTGAGGAGCCGAGTACAGGAGCTTGAAGCAGCTCTGGCAACTGCCAGGCAGGAGCACGCAGAGCTGACAGAGCAATATAAG GGGCTTTCCCGGTCCCATGGGGAACTCACAGAAGAGAGGGACATCTTGAATCGGCAACAAGGAGACCATGTGGCACATATCCTGGAACTGGAAGATGATATCCAGACCATCAGTGAGAAAGTGCTGACAAAGGAGGTTGAGCTGGACAG GGTTAGAGACACAGTGAAGGCCCTGACTCGGGAACAAGAGAAGCTCCTTGGGCAGCTCAAGGAAATGCAAGCAGACAAGGAGCAAAGTGAG GCTGAACTCCAAATGGCACAACAGGAGAATCGTCGCTTGAATTTGGAGCTGCAAGAGGCCAAGGGCctgcaggaggagcagggtgCACAGACCCAGCGCCTGAAAGACAAGCTGGCTCAGATGAAGGACACTCTCAGCCAGGCCCAGCAGCGGCTG GCTGAGCTGGAGCCCCTGAAGGAGCAGCTTCGAGGGGCCCAGGAGCTTGCAGCCTCAAGCCAGCAGAAAGCTGCCCTTCTTGGGGAGGAATTGGCCAGCGCAGCAGGAGCCAGGGACCGCACCATAGCTGAGCTACACCGCAGCCGCCTGGAAGTGGCGGGAGTCAATGGCAGGCTGGCTGAGCTCAGTCTGCatttgaaggaggaaaaaagccaGTGGAGCAAGGAGCGGACAGGGATGCTGCAGAGTATTGAG GCAGAGAAGGACAAAATCCTGAAGCTGAGTGCAGAGATACTTCGGCTGGAAAAGGCAGTTCAGGAGGAGAGGACCCAGAATCAAGTGCTCAAGACTGAGCTGGCCCAGGAAAAGGATTCCAGCCTG GTGCAGTTGTCAGAGAGTAAGCGAGAGCTGACAGAGCTGAGGTCAGCCTTGCGTGTGCtccagaaggaaaaggagcagTTGCAGGAGGAGAAGCAG GAACTGCTAGAGTACATGAGAAAGCTGGAGGCCCGCCTTGAGAAGGTGGCAGATGAGAAGTGGAATGAGGACGCTGCCACAGAGGATGAGGAGGCAGCTACAGGGCTGA GCTGCCCAGCAGCTCTGACAGACTCAGAGGATGAGTCCCCAGAAGACATGAGGCTCCCACCCTATGGCCTATGTGAGCGTGGAGACCCAGGCTCTTCTCCTGCTGGGCCACGAGAGACTTCTCCCCTAGTCGTCATCAGCCAGCCAGCTCCTATCGCTCCCCACCTCTCAGGGCCAACTGAGGACAGTAGCTCTGACTCG GAGGCTGAAGATGAGAAGTCAGTCCTGATGGCAGCAGTGCAGAGTGGGGGTGAAGAGGCCAACCTGCTGCTTCCTGAACTGGGCAGTGCCTTCTATGACATGGCCAGGTGA
- the CALCOCO1 gene encoding calcium-binding and coiled-coil domain-containing protein 1 isoform X1 — translation MEESSISRAPSRCGVSFLNVARTYIPNTKVECHYTLPPGTVPSASDWIGIFKVEAACVRDYHTFVWSSVPESAADGSPVHASVQFQASYLPKPGAQLYQFRYVNRQGRVCGQSPPFQFREPRPMDELVTLEETDGGSDILLVVPKATVLQNQLDESQQERNDLMQLKLQLEGQVTELRSRVQELEAALATARQEHAELTEQYKGLSRSHGELTEERDILNRQQGDHVAHILELEDDIQTISEKVLTKEVELDRVRDTVKALTREQEKLLGQLKEMQADKEQSEAELQMAQQENRRLNLELQEAKGLQEEQGAQTQRLKDKLAQMKDTLSQAQQRLAELEPLKEQLRGAQELAASSQQKAALLGEELASAAGARDRTIAELHRSRLEVAGVNGRLAELSLHLKEEKSQWSKERTGMLQSIEAEKDKILKLSAEILRLEKAVQEERTQNQVLKTELAQEKDSSLVQLSESKRELTELRSALRVLQKEKEQLQEEKQELLEYMRKLEARLEKVADEKWNEDAATEDEEAATGLSCPAALTDSEDESPEDMRLPPYGLCERGDPGSSPAGPRETSPLVVISQPAPIAPHLSGPTEDSSSDSEAEDEKSVLMAAVQSGGEEANLLLPELGSAFYDMASGFAVGPLSEAGTGGPATPPWKECPICKERFPAESDKDALEDHMDGHFFFSTQDPFTFE, via the exons ATGGAAGAATCATCCATAAGCCGGGCACCATCTCGGTGTGGAGTCAGCTTTCTAAATGTGGCCCGGACCTACATCCCCAACACCAAGGTGGAGTGTCACTACACCCTTCCCCCAGGCACCGTGCCCAGTGCCAGTGACTGGATTGGCATCTTCAAG GTGGAGGCTGCCTGTGTTCGGGATTATCACACATTTGTGTGGTCTTCGGTGCCTGAGAGTGCAGCTGATGGTTCCCCTGTCCATGCTAGTGTCCAGTTCCAAG CCAGCTACCTGCCCAAGCCGGGAGCCCAGCTCTACCAGTTTCGATACGTGAATCGCCAGGGCCGGGtatgtgggcagagccccccttTCCAGTTCCGAGAGCCAAGGCCCATGGATGAACTGGTGACTCTCGAGGAGACTGATGGTGGCTCTGACATCCTGCTGGTTGTCCCCAAGGCAACTGTGCTTCAG AACCAGCTGGATGAGAGCCAGCAAGAGAGGAATGATCTGATGCAGCTGAAACTACAGCTGGAGGGGCAGGTCACGGAGCTGAGGAGCCGAGTACAGGAGCTTGAAGCAGCTCTGGCAACTGCCAGGCAGGAGCACGCAGAGCTGACAGAGCAATATAAG GGGCTTTCCCGGTCCCATGGGGAACTCACAGAAGAGAGGGACATCTTGAATCGGCAACAAGGAGACCATGTGGCACATATCCTGGAACTGGAAGATGATATCCAGACCATCAGTGAGAAAGTGCTGACAAAGGAGGTTGAGCTGGACAG GGTTAGAGACACAGTGAAGGCCCTGACTCGGGAACAAGAGAAGCTCCTTGGGCAGCTCAAGGAAATGCAAGCAGACAAGGAGCAAAGTGAG GCTGAACTCCAAATGGCACAACAGGAGAATCGTCGCTTGAATTTGGAGCTGCAAGAGGCCAAGGGCctgcaggaggagcagggtgCACAGACCCAGCGCCTGAAAGACAAGCTGGCTCAGATGAAGGACACTCTCAGCCAGGCCCAGCAGCGGCTG GCTGAGCTGGAGCCCCTGAAGGAGCAGCTTCGAGGGGCCCAGGAGCTTGCAGCCTCAAGCCAGCAGAAAGCTGCCCTTCTTGGGGAGGAATTGGCCAGCGCAGCAGGAGCCAGGGACCGCACCATAGCTGAGCTACACCGCAGCCGCCTGGAAGTGGCGGGAGTCAATGGCAGGCTGGCTGAGCTCAGTCTGCatttgaaggaggaaaaaagccaGTGGAGCAAGGAGCGGACAGGGATGCTGCAGAGTATTGAG GCAGAGAAGGACAAAATCCTGAAGCTGAGTGCAGAGATACTTCGGCTGGAAAAGGCAGTTCAGGAGGAGAGGACCCAGAATCAAGTGCTCAAGACTGAGCTGGCCCAGGAAAAGGATTCCAGCCTG GTGCAGTTGTCAGAGAGTAAGCGAGAGCTGACAGAGCTGAGGTCAGCCTTGCGTGTGCtccagaaggaaaaggagcagTTGCAGGAGGAGAAGCAG GAACTGCTAGAGTACATGAGAAAGCTGGAGGCCCGCCTTGAGAAGGTGGCAGATGAGAAGTGGAATGAGGACGCTGCCACAGAGGATGAGGAGGCAGCTACAGGGCTGA GCTGCCCAGCAGCTCTGACAGACTCAGAGGATGAGTCCCCAGAAGACATGAGGCTCCCACCCTATGGCCTATGTGAGCGTGGAGACCCAGGCTCTTCTCCTGCTGGGCCACGAGAGACTTCTCCCCTAGTCGTCATCAGCCAGCCAGCTCCTATCGCTCCCCACCTCTCAGGGCCAACTGAGGACAGTAGCTCTGACTCG GAGGCTGAAGATGAGAAGTCAGTCCTGATGGCAGCAGTGCAGAGTGGGGGTGAAGAGGCCAACCTGCTGCTTCCTGAACTGGGCAGTGCCTTCTATGACATGGCCAG tGGCTTTGCAGTGGGTCCCTTATCAGAGGCTGGCACTGGGGGCCCTGCCACACCCCCATGGAAGGAGTGCCCTATTTGTAAGGAGCGCTTCCCAGCTGAGAGTGATAAGGATGCCCTGGAGGACCACATGGATGGACACTTCTTCTTCAGCACCCAGGACCCCTTCACCTTTGAGTGA
- the CALCOCO1 gene encoding calcium-binding and coiled-coil domain-containing protein 1 isoform X2, whose product MEESSISRAPSRCGVSFLNVARTYIPNTKVECHYTLPPGTVPSASDWIGIFKVEAACVRDYHTFVWSSVPESAADGSPVHASVQFQASYLPKPGAQLYQFRYVNRQGRVCGQSPPFQFREPRPMDELVTLEETDGGSDILLVVPKATVLQNQLDESQQERNDLMQLKLQLEGQVTELRSRVQELEAALATARQEHAELTEQYKGLSRSHGELTEERDILNRQQGDHVAHILELEDDIQTISEKVLTKEVELDRVRDTVKALTREQEKLLGQLKEMQADKEQSEAELQMAQQENRRLNLELQEAKGLQEEQGAQTQRLKDKLAQMKDTLSQAQQRLAELEPLKEQLRGAQELAASSQQKAALLGEELASAAGARDRTIAELHRSRLEVAGVNGRLAELSLHLKEEKSQWSKERTGMLQSIEAEKDKILKLSAEILRLEKAVQEERTQNQVLKTELAQEKDSSLVQLSESKRELTELRSALRVLQKEKEQLQEEKQELLEYMRKLEARLEKVADEKWNEDAATEDEEAATGLSCPAALTDSEDESPEDMRLPPYGLCERGDPGSSPAGPRETSPLVVISQPAPIAPHLSGPTEDSSSDSEAEDEKSVLMAAVQSGGEEANLLLPELGSAFYDMASTIFHGAQIALHPLSPAPTPSPPTR is encoded by the exons ATGGAAGAATCATCCATAAGCCGGGCACCATCTCGGTGTGGAGTCAGCTTTCTAAATGTGGCCCGGACCTACATCCCCAACACCAAGGTGGAGTGTCACTACACCCTTCCCCCAGGCACCGTGCCCAGTGCCAGTGACTGGATTGGCATCTTCAAG GTGGAGGCTGCCTGTGTTCGGGATTATCACACATTTGTGTGGTCTTCGGTGCCTGAGAGTGCAGCTGATGGTTCCCCTGTCCATGCTAGTGTCCAGTTCCAAG CCAGCTACCTGCCCAAGCCGGGAGCCCAGCTCTACCAGTTTCGATACGTGAATCGCCAGGGCCGGGtatgtgggcagagccccccttTCCAGTTCCGAGAGCCAAGGCCCATGGATGAACTGGTGACTCTCGAGGAGACTGATGGTGGCTCTGACATCCTGCTGGTTGTCCCCAAGGCAACTGTGCTTCAG AACCAGCTGGATGAGAGCCAGCAAGAGAGGAATGATCTGATGCAGCTGAAACTACAGCTGGAGGGGCAGGTCACGGAGCTGAGGAGCCGAGTACAGGAGCTTGAAGCAGCTCTGGCAACTGCCAGGCAGGAGCACGCAGAGCTGACAGAGCAATATAAG GGGCTTTCCCGGTCCCATGGGGAACTCACAGAAGAGAGGGACATCTTGAATCGGCAACAAGGAGACCATGTGGCACATATCCTGGAACTGGAAGATGATATCCAGACCATCAGTGAGAAAGTGCTGACAAAGGAGGTTGAGCTGGACAG GGTTAGAGACACAGTGAAGGCCCTGACTCGGGAACAAGAGAAGCTCCTTGGGCAGCTCAAGGAAATGCAAGCAGACAAGGAGCAAAGTGAG GCTGAACTCCAAATGGCACAACAGGAGAATCGTCGCTTGAATTTGGAGCTGCAAGAGGCCAAGGGCctgcaggaggagcagggtgCACAGACCCAGCGCCTGAAAGACAAGCTGGCTCAGATGAAGGACACTCTCAGCCAGGCCCAGCAGCGGCTG GCTGAGCTGGAGCCCCTGAAGGAGCAGCTTCGAGGGGCCCAGGAGCTTGCAGCCTCAAGCCAGCAGAAAGCTGCCCTTCTTGGGGAGGAATTGGCCAGCGCAGCAGGAGCCAGGGACCGCACCATAGCTGAGCTACACCGCAGCCGCCTGGAAGTGGCGGGAGTCAATGGCAGGCTGGCTGAGCTCAGTCTGCatttgaaggaggaaaaaagccaGTGGAGCAAGGAGCGGACAGGGATGCTGCAGAGTATTGAG GCAGAGAAGGACAAAATCCTGAAGCTGAGTGCAGAGATACTTCGGCTGGAAAAGGCAGTTCAGGAGGAGAGGACCCAGAATCAAGTGCTCAAGACTGAGCTGGCCCAGGAAAAGGATTCCAGCCTG GTGCAGTTGTCAGAGAGTAAGCGAGAGCTGACAGAGCTGAGGTCAGCCTTGCGTGTGCtccagaaggaaaaggagcagTTGCAGGAGGAGAAGCAG GAACTGCTAGAGTACATGAGAAAGCTGGAGGCCCGCCTTGAGAAGGTGGCAGATGAGAAGTGGAATGAGGACGCTGCCACAGAGGATGAGGAGGCAGCTACAGGGCTGA GCTGCCCAGCAGCTCTGACAGACTCAGAGGATGAGTCCCCAGAAGACATGAGGCTCCCACCCTATGGCCTATGTGAGCGTGGAGACCCAGGCTCTTCTCCTGCTGGGCCACGAGAGACTTCTCCCCTAGTCGTCATCAGCCAGCCAGCTCCTATCGCTCCCCACCTCTCAGGGCCAACTGAGGACAGTAGCTCTGACTCG GAGGCTGAAGATGAGAAGTCAGTCCTGATGGCAGCAGTGCAGAGTGGGGGTGAAGAGGCCAACCTGCTGCTTCCTGAACTGGGCAGTGCCTTCTATGACATGGCCAG CACCATCTTCCATGGAGCCCAAATTGCCTTGCatcccctctctcctgcccctacCCCTTCCCCACCTACCAGGTAG